From a single Shewanella denitrificans OS217 genomic region:
- the rsxD gene encoding electron transport complex subunit RsxD, with protein MAFKITSSPHVSQGIQTATVMRRVALCLIPGILVQTLFFGFGSLIQLCLAIFTAYLGEALVLKARGRPILITLKDNSALVTASLLALSIPPLAPWWLVVIGSLFAIIIVKHLYGGLGHNLFNPAMAGYVVLLVSFPLQMTSWVAPQGIALNGVDALAAMKAIFAIGPSLGNDFYRLGVDGIAMATPLDTIKTDLSLGLTTLESFAKPIFDGSYGVGWFWVNLAYLAGGLVLLKLKVIRWHISVGILAALFVCASFGFLISPDTHVSPLFHWFSGGTMLAVFFIATDPVTAATSPRGRLIFGASIGIIIYLIRTYGGYPDAVAFAVLLANMCAPFIDHYVRPRTYGHRSAN; from the coding sequence ATGGCATTTAAAATCACCTCATCACCCCATGTGAGCCAAGGGATCCAAACTGCCACTGTAATGCGCCGCGTCGCCCTGTGCCTTATTCCTGGCATTCTAGTACAAACCTTGTTCTTTGGTTTCGGTAGCCTAATTCAGCTCTGCCTTGCCATCTTTACCGCTTATCTTGGCGAAGCCTTAGTGCTTAAAGCGAGGGGACGGCCGATTTTAATCACGCTCAAAGATAATTCTGCCTTAGTGACAGCCAGCTTATTGGCACTGTCCATACCGCCGCTGGCACCTTGGTGGCTTGTGGTGATAGGCAGTCTATTTGCTATCATCATAGTCAAACATCTCTATGGCGGCCTTGGGCATAATCTGTTTAATCCAGCCATGGCAGGCTATGTGGTATTACTGGTGTCCTTCCCGCTGCAAATGACCTCATGGGTCGCGCCTCAGGGCATAGCCCTTAACGGTGTTGATGCCCTGGCCGCTATGAAGGCTATTTTTGCTATTGGCCCAAGCTTAGGCAATGATTTTTACCGTTTAGGGGTTGATGGCATAGCCATGGCCACGCCCTTAGATACCATAAAAACAGATCTGTCACTTGGGCTCACTACCTTAGAAAGTTTTGCCAAACCCATCTTCGATGGCAGCTATGGTGTTGGTTGGTTTTGGGTTAACTTGGCCTACCTAGCGGGTGGCCTTGTCTTGCTTAAGCTGAAAGTCATTCGCTGGCACATTAGTGTCGGCATCTTAGCGGCACTGTTTGTTTGTGCAAGCTTTGGCTTTTTGATTAGCCCAGATACCCATGTTAGCCCGCTGTTTCACTGGTTTTCTGGTGGCACCATGTTAGCCGTATTTTTTATCGCGACCGATCCAGTCACTGCCGCAACCAGTCCTAGAGGCCGGTTAATTTTTGGTGCCAGCATAGGCATTATCATTTACCTTATCCGCACCTATGGAGGGTACCCTGACGCCGTCGCCTTTGCTGTGTTACTGGCAAATATGTGCGCGCCCTTTATCGATCATTATGTACGTCCCAGAACCTATGGTCACAGGAGTGCGAACTGA
- a CDS encoding electron transport complex subunit E, with translation MSQYQEIAKQGLWHNNPGLVQLLGLCPLLAVTATVTNALGLGFATLLVLVGSNMLVSLVRDYVPKEIRIPVFVMIIAALVTSVQLLINAYAYGLYLSLGIFLPLIVTNCVIIGRAEAFASRNNLAHSAFDGLMMGIGFTCVLVVLGAGRELLGQGTLFEGADLLLGDWAKALVMQVWQVDTPFLLALLPPGAFIGMGLLIAGKNVIDARLKARQPKTQAEPVARVRITKVS, from the coding sequence ATGAGTCAATATCAAGAAATAGCCAAACAAGGGTTGTGGCACAATAACCCTGGTCTAGTGCAATTATTGGGGCTTTGCCCGCTGTTGGCGGTCACTGCCACTGTCACCAATGCCTTAGGCTTAGGTTTTGCCACCTTATTGGTACTGGTTGGCTCGAATATGTTGGTCTCGCTGGTTCGTGACTATGTGCCAAAGGAAATACGCATTCCCGTGTTTGTGATGATCATCGCTGCACTCGTAACCTCAGTGCAACTGCTTATCAATGCTTATGCCTATGGTTTATACCTGTCTCTTGGCATATTTTTGCCGTTAATTGTCACCAACTGCGTCATCATTGGCCGTGCAGAGGCCTTTGCTTCTCGTAACAATCTGGCGCACTCCGCCTTCGATGGCTTGATGATGGGCATAGGTTTTACCTGTGTGCTGGTCGTGCTCGGCGCTGGTCGTGAGCTACTCGGCCAAGGGACTTTATTTGAAGGCGCCGATTTATTACTCGGCGATTGGGCTAAAGCTTTAGTGATGCAAGTCTGGCAAGTGGATACCCCATTTTTGCTCGCGCTACTGCCCCCAGGTGCCTTTATTGGCATGGGATTATTGATTGCCGGTAAAAATGTTATCGATGCCCGTTTAAAAGCCCGCCAACCTAAAACGCAAGCTGAGCCTGTGGCTCGAGTACGCATCACTAAAGTCAGCTAG
- the nth gene encoding endonuclease III: MNKEKRIQILTRLRDNNPKPETELNFSSPFELLVAVTLSAQATDVSVNKATDKLFPVANTPQAIFELGVDGLKSYIKTIGLYNNKAINVIKACEILINQYQGEVPENREALESLPGVGRKTANVVLNTAFGWPTIAVDTHIDRVSNRTKFAMGKNVVEVEQKLLKVVPAEFKVDVHHWLILHGRYTCIARKPRCGSCLIEDLCEFKDKTE; this comes from the coding sequence ATGAATAAAGAAAAGCGCATTCAAATTCTCACTCGCCTTAGGGATAATAACCCTAAGCCTGAGACCGAACTTAATTTTTCAAGCCCTTTTGAGCTGTTAGTGGCGGTGACATTATCGGCCCAGGCTACGGATGTGAGTGTCAATAAAGCCACTGACAAGCTATTTCCCGTCGCCAATACGCCCCAGGCTATTTTTGAACTGGGCGTCGACGGCTTAAAAAGTTACATAAAAACCATAGGTTTATATAACAATAAAGCCATCAATGTGATTAAAGCCTGTGAAATTTTAATCAATCAATATCAAGGCGAAGTCCCTGAAAACCGTGAAGCGCTGGAGTCTTTACCCGGTGTAGGCCGTAAAACCGCCAATGTAGTGCTCAATACGGCCTTTGGTTGGCCCACCATAGCGGTGGATACCCATATCGACCGTGTTTCTAATCGTACTAAGTTTGCTATGGGCAAAAACGTGGTAGAAGTTGAGCAAAAGCTACTTAAAGTAGTACCTGCTGAATTTAAAGTAGACGTTCACCACTGGCTCATTTTACACGGCCGCTACACCTGTATTGCCCGTAAACCACGTTGTGGTTCGTGTTTAATTGAAGACTTGTGCGAGTTTAAAGACAAGACTGAGTAG
- the gloA gene encoding lactoylglutathione lyase, protein MSQLLHTMIRVGNLERSIAFYTQVLGMKLLRTSENPEYKYTLAFVGFGDESSGQAVVELTYNWGTDSYDLGTGFGHLAIGEVDIYQRCKAIAEAGGTIIRQPGPVAGGTTHIAFVEDPDGYKIELIQLKDATKALG, encoded by the coding sequence ATGTCCCAATTACTGCATACCATGATCCGTGTTGGCAATTTAGAGCGCAGCATCGCCTTTTACACTCAAGTCCTTGGGATGAAGTTACTCAGAACCTCAGAAAACCCTGAGTACAAGTACACCTTGGCTTTTGTGGGGTTTGGGGATGAGTCTAGTGGCCAGGCTGTAGTAGAACTCACTTATAACTGGGGCACAGACAGCTATGATCTAGGCACAGGCTTCGGCCATTTAGCCATAGGTGAAGTCGATATTTATCAGCGCTGCAAAGCCATTGCAGAAGCTGGCGGCACCATCATCCGTCAACCCGGTCCCGTAGCAGGTGGAACCACACACATCGCTTTTGTTGAAGATCCAGACGGTTACAAGATAGAACTTATTCAGTTAAAAGATGCCACAAAGGCATTAGGCTAA
- a CDS encoding GNAT family N-acetyltransferase, giving the protein MDRLGVGEASYQIRKAGRHDAKQIFDLRSRAILAKCSGHYDEQVLAHWTQGDMSKEFLDDVAVSFYVTELNGEIIGTGQLRAAKDALYLGIVDAIFVEPKHMGSGAAKAMLLHLEQQAMAMGLGRLKLDATLNAAPFYRRCGFIGDELSQYHSPRGLVLACVPMEKSLS; this is encoded by the coding sequence ATGGACAGACTTGGGGTAGGGGAAGCGAGTTACCAGATTAGAAAAGCCGGTCGTCATGATGCCAAGCAGATATTTGACCTAAGAAGCCGCGCCATATTAGCCAAATGTAGCGGCCATTATGATGAGCAAGTGTTAGCCCATTGGACCCAAGGAGACATGTCTAAGGAATTTCTCGATGATGTTGCTGTGAGTTTCTATGTCACAGAACTTAATGGTGAAATAATTGGCACTGGGCAATTAAGAGCGGCGAAAGATGCGCTCTATCTTGGTATTGTTGATGCTATTTTTGTTGAGCCTAAGCATATGGGCAGCGGCGCTGCTAAAGCCATGCTCTTGCATTTAGAACAACAAGCCATGGCAATGGGCCTAGGACGACTCAAACTTGATGCCACCTTGAATGCGGCGCCTTTTTATCGTCGCTGCGGTTTCATCGGCGATGAGTTAAGCCAATACCATTCACCTCGCGGGCTGGTATTGGCCTGTGTGCCCATGGAGAAGTCTCTGAGCTAA
- a CDS encoding LysR family transcriptional regulator: MSRAKSTLEQWRILQAVVDHGGYAQAAEKLNKSQSSLNHAVAKLQHQLGIPLLEVKGRKAYLTEQGEVMLRRSRHLTQTVEELEQLAHNLEQGWEPSLTLGREIIYPMPLLVAALKAFLPHSRGTRVTILDTVLSGTNELINAQSVDISICAVPPKGYISEPLCEMEFYLVSHPSHPLAQLTQVDDDKQLAQHLQLVIKDTGTLGSSDTGWLKAEQRWTVANFHEAKEILNQEMGFCWMPRLLVEQDLTEGRLARIYLLGSQSRKAMMSLVIPNRDRQGPAAKLLEQCILQQHKQAQSDIEQ, from the coding sequence ATGAGCCGAGCAAAATCAACCTTAGAGCAGTGGCGCATTTTACAGGCGGTGGTCGATCACGGCGGCTATGCTCAGGCCGCTGAAAAACTCAATAAAAGCCAATCTTCGCTCAACCATGCGGTGGCCAAATTACAGCACCAATTAGGCATTCCTTTACTCGAAGTAAAAGGCCGCAAGGCCTATTTAACCGAGCAAGGTGAAGTTATGCTGCGCCGCTCTCGCCACCTCACTCAGACCGTCGAGGAACTTGAGCAGCTAGCCCATAACCTAGAGCAAGGCTGGGAGCCCAGTTTAACCCTAGGCAGAGAAATCATCTATCCTATGCCCTTGCTTGTCGCTGCGTTAAAAGCCTTCCTTCCCCACAGCCGCGGCACCCGAGTCACTATTTTAGACACTGTGCTATCGGGCACCAATGAGCTTATTAACGCGCAAAGTGTCGACATTTCCATTTGTGCAGTCCCTCCTAAGGGCTATATCAGTGAACCCTTATGTGAAATGGAGTTTTATCTGGTATCACACCCAAGCCATCCCTTGGCACAACTCACCCAGGTTGACGATGATAAGCAGTTGGCTCAGCATCTGCAGCTCGTTATCAAAGACACTGGCACCCTAGGGAGCTCAGACACGGGTTGGCTCAAGGCTGAGCAACGTTGGACGGTGGCTAACTTTCATGAGGCGAAAGAAATTCTCAATCAGGAAATGGGGTTTTGCTGGATGCCAAGGTTGCTTGTAGAACAAGACTTGACCGAAGGCAGGCTGGCGCGGATTTACTTGCTTGGCAGTCAAAGCCGCAAGGCTATGATGTCATTGGTTATTCCAAACCGTGACAGGCAAGGCCCAGCGGCTAAGTTACTAGAACAGTGTATATTGCAGCAACACAAACAAGCACAAAGCGACATTGAGCAGTGA
- a CDS encoding SDR family NAD(P)-dependent oxidoreductase has product MYLITGASSGLGAALSHEYAADGQQLYLTGRDEAKLSQVVDDVSRMNKGVTIQSKSAVLNDPSSVTALLDSLPHAPKTVIHCAGSGYFGALAEQTSEGIINLVNNNLTATLLLLSELVRRYQDEPTRVVIVLSTAALQAKAGESSYCAVKWAIKGLIESLRLELKGKPMSLIAVYPGGMATEFWQTSGKKLNTTGFMSAAEAASMIKQALLSSEHGYISDVTINRR; this is encoded by the coding sequence ATGTATTTAATTACCGGTGCAAGCAGTGGCCTAGGAGCGGCGCTTTCCCATGAATATGCTGCCGATGGCCAGCAGTTATACCTTACCGGCCGTGATGAGGCCAAGCTTAGTCAAGTTGTCGACGACGTGAGCCGTATGAATAAAGGCGTGACTATCCAATCAAAAAGCGCAGTGCTCAATGATCCCAGTAGTGTCACGGCCTTGTTAGACAGCCTGCCCCATGCGCCTAAGACAGTGATCCACTGCGCAGGCAGCGGCTATTTTGGTGCATTGGCCGAGCAAACCAGTGAAGGGATCATTAATCTGGTGAATAACAACCTCACCGCAACCTTGCTGTTATTAAGTGAGCTTGTCAGGCGCTACCAAGATGAGCCAACACGGGTGGTGATTGTATTATCCACAGCTGCGCTACAAGCAAAAGCTGGTGAGAGCAGCTATTGCGCGGTGAAATGGGCCATTAAAGGATTAATAGAATCTTTACGTCTCGAACTTAAAGGTAAACCTATGTCGCTGATTGCCGTTTATCCTGGCGGGATGGCGACAGAATTTTGGCAAACCAGCGGCAAAAAGCTTAATACCACAGGTTTTATGAGTGCGGCAGAAGCGGCGTCGATGATAAAGCAAGCACTGCTGAGTAGCGAACATGGCTATATTTCTGATGTCACCATTAATCGTCGATAA
- a CDS encoding bifunctional acetate--CoA ligase family protein/GNAT family N-acetyltransferase, with amino-acid sequence MSQRSMQALFNPSSIAVIGASANPERAGNLVMKNLLAGGFSGPIMPVSPKYTAVMGVLAYPSIMMLPIKPDLAIICTRASRVPELVETLAQFGCKTAIIMASGMAQESDETGQNLLHLALAHAKRYGMRLLGPNSLGMLFPNIGLNASLTHTNAKLGKIAFLSQSSAICTTVLDWANNKGIGFSAIISLGDAADVDFDELLDYLGKDSQTSAIILYLDAINEKRHFLSAARAASRNKPILVLKSGRSIEGMQAAKLHTGGTQGNDAVYDAAFRRAGMLRVHSLVALFAAVESLAHSIQLKGERLAIISNGGGPAILAADELIIKGGKLAQLSAATTAALSAVLPRAWSGQNPIDLVGDANGQRYCQALAVVFNSGDADAILILHSPSASQDSLTIAQEIHDCINTLPAHKGINILTNWAGEDSAYPARKFLNRAGIATYRTPEGAVNAFMQMVEYRRNQKLLQEVPVSISKLIPKDTVKARHLLNLARARGQYQLATHETGEILAAYGLNTIDTDFALDTKGALKIAKQLGYPVALKLKSNDIMYKSDVHCVMLNLQTEAELIQAAQQMLIRVNQTLPNAHIEGLIIQKMALTAGAQELRLAVIHDEVFGPALCLGEGGSEWDPTRDAAVALPPLNMALARYMLIQALKTNKIKDRHLPAGLDLDAICVILTKISQLVIDCPEIKSLDINPLLASGDNICCLDVSMELNPQETEPLNRLAIMPYPVELEETTALNNGMNIMIRPILPEDEPQHLVFDNALSAEDRYLRYFGARSAMTHEEMAVLTQIDYAREMAFIATYDKDGETITLGAVRASIDPDNTEAEFAMAVRSDYQGLGLGKLLLQKIIGYYQQQGTERLTGYTMFTNQNMARLAKSLGFIVSFDMEEQLIKMEMPLAKSFQ; translated from the coding sequence ATGAGCCAACGCAGCATGCAAGCCCTGTTTAATCCAAGCTCCATCGCGGTGATCGGCGCATCGGCGAACCCAGAGCGGGCGGGCAATCTGGTCATGAAGAATTTGCTAGCTGGTGGTTTTAGTGGCCCTATCATGCCGGTATCCCCCAAATACACTGCGGTAATGGGGGTGCTCGCCTACCCAAGCATCATGATGCTGCCCATCAAACCCGATTTAGCCATCATTTGTACCCGCGCCAGCAGAGTGCCTGAATTAGTGGAAACCTTAGCTCAGTTTGGCTGTAAAACCGCCATCATTATGGCCTCAGGCATGGCGCAAGAAAGTGATGAAACAGGCCAAAACCTGCTTCATCTTGCCCTAGCCCATGCAAAACGCTACGGCATGCGGCTACTTGGGCCTAATTCGTTAGGCATGCTATTCCCCAACATTGGCCTTAATGCAAGCTTGACGCACACGAACGCGAAACTGGGTAAAATTGCTTTCTTATCCCAATCTTCAGCAATTTGCACTACTGTGCTGGATTGGGCGAACAATAAAGGCATAGGTTTTTCCGCGATAATTTCTTTAGGGGATGCCGCCGATGTCGATTTTGATGAATTACTGGATTATTTAGGCAAAGACAGCCAAACCAGCGCCATCATACTGTACTTAGATGCCATTAATGAGAAGCGGCACTTCTTATCAGCGGCGAGAGCGGCATCGAGAAACAAACCCATCTTGGTGCTCAAATCTGGCCGCAGTATTGAAGGCATGCAAGCGGCAAAACTGCATACGGGCGGCACTCAAGGTAATGATGCGGTGTATGACGCCGCCTTTCGCCGCGCGGGCATGTTAAGGGTTCATTCTTTAGTGGCACTGTTTGCGGCAGTTGAAAGTTTAGCTCACTCCATTCAACTTAAGGGTGAGCGCTTAGCCATTATCAGCAATGGTGGCGGCCCGGCGATATTGGCAGCAGATGAGTTAATTATAAAAGGAGGTAAATTAGCCCAACTTTCTGCCGCCACCACAGCAGCCTTATCAGCGGTATTACCTCGCGCTTGGTCGGGGCAAAACCCTATAGATCTTGTGGGAGATGCCAATGGACAGCGTTATTGCCAAGCATTAGCCGTAGTTTTTAACAGTGGGGATGCCGATGCTATTCTGATTTTGCACTCACCTTCAGCGAGCCAGGATAGCCTCACCATAGCTCAAGAGATCCACGACTGTATCAACACACTTCCTGCCCATAAAGGCATTAACATACTCACCAATTGGGCGGGAGAAGATTCGGCTTACCCTGCTAGAAAATTTTTAAATCGGGCGGGAATTGCCACCTATCGAACTCCAGAAGGCGCCGTTAACGCCTTTATGCAAATGGTCGAGTACCGCAGGAATCAAAAGTTACTGCAAGAAGTGCCTGTTTCTATCTCTAAACTTATCCCTAAGGACACGGTTAAGGCACGGCATTTATTGAATTTGGCACGCGCGCGTGGCCAGTATCAACTCGCCACTCATGAGACTGGAGAAATCTTAGCCGCATATGGGCTAAACACCATAGATACGGATTTTGCGCTTGATACTAAAGGCGCGCTCAAGATAGCCAAGCAGCTGGGATACCCAGTGGCGCTTAAACTTAAGTCCAATGACATAATGTATAAGAGTGATGTTCACTGTGTGATGTTAAATCTGCAAACAGAGGCTGAATTGATTCAGGCTGCACAGCAAATGCTCATTCGGGTTAACCAGACACTTCCCAATGCACACATAGAGGGGTTAATTATTCAGAAAATGGCTTTAACCGCGGGTGCACAAGAGTTACGGCTTGCGGTTATCCATGATGAAGTGTTCGGCCCAGCCCTCTGCCTTGGGGAAGGTGGCAGTGAATGGGATCCGACTCGAGATGCTGCCGTCGCCCTACCGCCATTAAACATGGCGTTAGCCAGATACATGCTTATTCAAGCATTAAAAACCAACAAGATTAAAGATAGGCACTTGCCTGCGGGTCTAGACCTTGATGCGATATGCGTCATCTTGACTAAAATTTCACAGTTGGTCATCGACTGTCCCGAAATTAAAAGCTTAGATATTAATCCACTATTAGCTAGCGGCGATAACATTTGTTGCTTAGATGTCTCAATGGAGTTAAATCCTCAAGAGACAGAGCCTCTCAATCGACTGGCTATCATGCCTTATCCGGTGGAATTAGAAGAAACGACGGCACTTAACAATGGCATGAATATTATGATAAGACCTATTTTGCCAGAGGATGAGCCGCAACATTTAGTCTTTGATAACGCCTTAAGCGCAGAAGACAGATACTTGAGATATTTTGGTGCTCGCTCAGCCATGACCCATGAAGAAATGGCGGTGCTAACGCAAATTGATTATGCAAGGGAAATGGCCTTTATTGCTACCTATGACAAGGACGGTGAAACAATAACCCTGGGGGCTGTACGCGCATCGATAGATCCTGATAATACCGAAGCCGAGTTTGCCATGGCGGTGCGCAGTGATTATCAAGGTTTAGGGCTGGGAAAGTTATTGCTACAAAAGATCATTGGTTACTATCAGCAGCAAGGGACAGAGCGTTTAACCGGCTATACCATGTTCACCAATCAAAATATGGCTCGCTTAGCCAAATCATTGGGCTTTATTGTGTCATTTGATATGGAAGAACAGCTCATTAAAATGGAGATGCCCTTAGCTAAATCATTCCAATAA
- a CDS encoding GGDEF domain-containing protein → MENTKELDHSAHILRMVIPQMAKLHIPVTPENYAIWYEYFSESNLNLKRAIDGLLANEVRFTKQVNQGLYNNFIQEQSPEIIQNVQIETQILIKSLFNKIHQLNDETQGFAESLEGYNQQLQDNPTVGVLNEIIVNISSEVDLVISHNEEMKSNLNTLDFELSRLKEEMDNLSKVAMTDELTSLNNRRAYELFAVEQVAKFNQTQTVCSLLMIDIDLFKGFNDTYGHLIGDKVLAYVALSLKQGVKGADFVARYGGEEFVILLPGTDLQDAVTLANNLRELVSHKQLTVGKEKKQQLGKVTVSIGVASIQTGDDADTLLSRADEKLYEAKQAGRDCVKS, encoded by the coding sequence ATGGAGAATACAAAAGAACTGGATCATTCGGCGCATATTCTAAGAATGGTTATTCCGCAAATGGCCAAATTGCATATTCCTGTGACTCCGGAAAACTATGCTATTTGGTATGAATATTTTTCAGAATCCAATCTCAATTTAAAACGTGCTATCGATGGCCTATTGGCCAATGAGGTGCGTTTTACTAAGCAAGTGAATCAGGGTTTGTACAATAATTTTATCCAGGAGCAATCTCCTGAAATCATTCAAAATGTACAAATAGAGACCCAAATACTGATCAAGAGTTTGTTTAATAAAATTCATCAACTGAACGATGAAACCCAAGGCTTTGCAGAGAGTTTAGAAGGGTATAATCAGCAGCTTCAAGATAACCCAACTGTGGGTGTGTTGAACGAAATCATTGTTAATATTTCTTCAGAAGTGGACTTAGTCATCAGTCACAATGAGGAGATGAAATCCAATCTCAACACCCTAGATTTTGAACTCAGTCGCCTGAAAGAGGAGATGGATAACCTCAGTAAGGTAGCGATGACAGATGAATTGACATCCCTTAATAATCGCCGTGCATATGAATTGTTTGCCGTCGAGCAAGTGGCTAAATTTAATCAGACTCAAACAGTGTGCAGCTTGTTAATGATAGATATCGATCTCTTTAAAGGCTTTAATGACACTTATGGTCACCTTATTGGGGATAAAGTCCTAGCCTATGTGGCGTTGTCATTAAAACAAGGTGTCAAAGGGGCCGACTTTGTGGCGCGTTATGGGGGGGAGGAGTTTGTCATTCTGCTGCCAGGTACCGATCTGCAAGATGCGGTAACATTGGCCAATAATTTACGTGAACTCGTGTCTCACAAACAACTTACTGTGGGCAAAGAAAAGAAACAACAATTAGGCAAGGTGACAGTATCCATTGGGGTCGCGAGTATACAGACAGGTGATGATGCCGATACCTTGCTATCGCGTGCCGATGAGAAGCTTTATGAAGCCAAACAAGCGGGCCGTGATTGTGTTAAAAGCTAA
- a CDS encoding IS30-like element ISSde3 family transposase: protein MSYQQLTEGRRYQISVLLDQGISIALIAKAINCHRATVYRELKRCHALQGYCPDSAQASACKMRRHSAKYTIPDTRINFVRFLLQHDWSPEQISRVLSGMNQAVSHEWIYRFVARNKRQGGKLYRHLRQGHKRYRRGKKEKAPAIKNGTSIDSRPAIVDTRERFGDWEIDTVLGKHGTGSIVTILERKTRFYLIKKVASKSAEDVTKATIELLMPYKQYVHTITADNGREFAHHEVIANALDTTFYFAHPYSSWERGANENANGLLRQYVKKGTDLRTVSDAIILFAQNRINYRPKKCLKFKQPAVVFKQLAA, encoded by the coding sequence ATGAGTTATCAGCAGTTGACTGAGGGAAGAAGATATCAGATTTCAGTCCTTTTAGACCAGGGTATTTCGATAGCTTTGATTGCAAAAGCTATCAATTGTCATCGTGCGACTGTCTATCGAGAACTAAAACGTTGTCATGCCCTGCAGGGTTATTGCCCTGACAGCGCTCAAGCCAGTGCGTGTAAGATGCGGCGTCATTCAGCCAAATATACCATCCCCGATACAAGAATAAACTTCGTCCGCTTCCTACTGCAACATGATTGGAGCCCAGAGCAGATTTCACGGGTGTTATCGGGCATGAACCAAGCTGTTAGTCATGAATGGATTTACCGCTTTGTGGCAAGGAATAAACGTCAAGGCGGCAAGCTATATCGCCATCTACGGCAAGGTCATAAGCGCTATCGCAGAGGTAAAAAAGAGAAAGCGCCAGCGATTAAAAATGGTACCTCTATCGACTCTAGACCTGCCATTGTTGATACTCGCGAACGTTTCGGTGATTGGGAAATCGATACCGTATTAGGCAAGCATGGGACAGGTTCAATAGTGACAATTTTAGAGCGAAAGACCCGTTTTTATTTAATAAAGAAAGTGGCCTCAAAATCTGCTGAAGATGTGACTAAAGCGACTATCGAATTATTGATGCCCTATAAGCAATATGTGCACACTATAACTGCCGATAATGGTCGTGAATTCGCTCATCATGAAGTCATAGCCAACGCGTTAGACACAACATTTTACTTTGCTCATCCGTATAGTTCTTGGGAACGTGGCGCCAATGAAAATGCCAACGGTTTATTAAGGCAGTATGTAAAAAAAGGGACTGACTTAAGGACAGTAAGCGACGCCATCATCTTATTTGCCCAGAACAGGATTAATTACAGACCTAAGAAATGTTTGAAGTTTAAGCAGCCAGCTGTTGTGTTTAAACAATTAGCCGCTTAA
- a CDS encoding ecotin family protein, producing the protein MLTSSKKALLRMSTMLISLSVIQACQATPAPEVVLTSPVTSQVFHQDNGATALKGLDKILAANLPKPTANQAVHIIKVDTLPEASQYQLQVQIGLNIMQDCNQRRLMGEVQKIPLAFDANQAAKTSQGVTHYYWLESLMEAPMVTLPCIEAKKATFVQLGETLLIESGEFSENVFYLPQQAQLRYRLWRATETWQYSQ; encoded by the coding sequence ATGCTAACCTCATCTAAGAAAGCCCTACTTCGCATGAGCACAATGCTTATCAGCTTAAGTGTAATACAGGCTTGCCAGGCAACTCCCGCCCCTGAAGTCGTGCTAACAAGCCCTGTAACTAGTCAAGTTTTTCATCAAGATAACGGCGCCACAGCGCTTAAAGGATTGGATAAGATACTTGCTGCAAACTTGCCTAAACCTACAGCCAATCAAGCAGTACACATCATCAAGGTCGACACTCTACCCGAGGCCAGTCAATATCAACTACAGGTACAAATTGGCCTTAATATTATGCAAGACTGTAATCAGCGCAGACTCATGGGTGAAGTGCAAAAAATCCCGTTAGCATTCGATGCTAATCAAGCAGCGAAGACAAGCCAAGGCGTGACACACTACTATTGGCTAGAGAGTTTAATGGAAGCACCTATGGTCACCCTGCCTTGTATCGAAGCAAAAAAAGCGACCTTTGTGCAACTTGGAGAAACCTTGTTGATAGAGTCAGGCGAATTCTCAGAAAATGTCTTTTATCTGCCTCAACAGGCTCAATTACGTTACCGTCTATGGCGCGCAACTGAAACCTGGCAGTACAGCCAATAG